The Argopecten irradians isolate NY chromosome 16, Ai_NY, whole genome shotgun sequence genome window below encodes:
- the LOC138310848 gene encoding uncharacterized protein, producing the protein MFAEHKGGRELTDGGNMYPLLFIVLVLLPVSSAKCISKNSQVFCKGNISNRSVMLEWSNVNRINFDFVYLDNPNSQLNLTLLPDLRIVIVTRSPVVTCDKIIVNSNVAVIIDDTACELEKTETTTSAMENITDIPSRRIPKIETLRPYNHSTTTLPPGELTTTLPGHQSLTAPDQADPVDIDGLIEKIIILNAAILASVVILMSITCMYFTIKYCFCNHTKRKLPKTTKREKLDESLKIPMNKIPNVETISFESVELWTKRD; encoded by the exons ATGTTTGCCGAACACAAGGGAGGGAGAGAGTTGACAGACGGCGGGAACATGTATCCATTACTTTTCATCGTTTTAGTGTTATTACCTGTTTCTTCAGCAAAATGTATTTCGAAAAACAGTCAAGTGTTTTGTAAAGGCAACATTTCAAATAGATCAGTGATGTTGGAGTGGTCTAACGTTAATCGaatcaattttgattttgtgtatcTGGATAATCCGAACTCGCAACTCAACCTGACTCTACTCCCCGATCTCCGAATTGTGATTGTTACGCGATCCCCAGTCGTAACGTGTGATAAGATCATTGTCAACTCTAATGTTGCTGTGATTATTGACGATACGGCATGCGAGCTTGAG AAAACTGAAACAACAACATCGGCTATggaaaacatcactgacataCCGAGTCGCAGAATACCAAAAATCGAAACATTACGACCATATAATCACTCGACCACGACACTACCCCCTGGTGAGCTGACCACTACGCTACCCGGACATCAAAGTCTTACCGCCCCAGACCAGGCTGACCCTGTTGACATTGACg GTCTGATTGAGAAGATTATCATTTTGAATGCGGCCATTCTAGCATCTGTTGTTATACTGATGAGCATCACATGTATGTACTTTACCATAAAGTATTGCTTCTGTAATCATACAAAGAGAAAACTTCCCAAGACTACTAAAAGAGAGAAACTGGACGAAAGTTTGAAGATTCCAATGAACAAAATACCGAATGTTGAAACGATTTCCTTTGAATCGGTGGAGTTGTGGACTAAACGGGACTaa